From the bacterium genome, one window contains:
- a CDS encoding homocysteine S-methyltransferase family protein, with the protein MTGFLERLSESRVLIADGAMGTMLFQMGLEPGQCPEAINLTHPEFLEEIAASYLRAGAELIQTNTFGGSPLKLAQYGLEGQAKKITENAVRAVRRVVGDRAYVSGSCGPCGRILKPYGDVDQDEVYAGFRSQMESLVGASVDVICVETMTDLAEAGLAIKAAKDVSPAIPVMTTMTFDATPRGFFTIMGVSVEQAAVGLAEAGADVIGSNCGNGIENMIKIARELRRRSELPLIIQSNAGLPRTKEGITVYDETPEFMAEKARELIDLGVAIIGGCCGTPPEHIAALRRMADSHTSR; encoded by the coding sequence ATGACGGGGTTTCTTGAACGACTGTCCGAGAGTAGAGTGCTTATTGCCGACGGGGCTATGGGGACAATGTTGTTCCAAATGGGCCTCGAACCGGGACAATGCCCGGAGGCCATTAACCTTACTCATCCCGAGTTCCTCGAAGAGATTGCGGCGTCGTATCTGCGGGCCGGGGCGGAACTGATTCAAACCAACACCTTTGGCGGCTCTCCGCTGAAGCTGGCGCAGTACGGACTGGAGGGGCAGGCGAAGAAGATCACCGAGAACGCGGTGCGTGCTGTGCGCAGGGTCGTGGGCGACCGCGCCTACGTATCCGGCTCCTGTGGCCCGTGTGGACGAATCCTCAAGCCCTACGGCGACGTGGATCAGGACGAGGTCTATGCCGGCTTTCGCAGCCAGATGGAGAGCCTCGTCGGTGCCAGCGTTGATGTGATCTGTGTCGAGACGATGACCGATCTGGCCGAAGCCGGGTTGGCGATCAAGGCGGCTAAGGATGTGTCGCCGGCGATTCCCGTCATGACGACGATGACCTTCGATGCCACGCCGCGCGGTTTCTTTACGATCATGGGTGTCAGTGTCGAGCAGGCGGCAGTCGGTCTTGCGGAAGCCGGGGCGGATGTGATCGGCTCGAACTGCGGCAACGGCATCGAGAATATGATCAAGATCGCCCGGGAGCTGCGGCGGCGGTCCGAGCTGCCGCTGATCATCCAATCCAATGCCGGCCTTCCCCGAACGAAAGAGGGCATCACCGTCTACGACGAGACGCCGGAGTTCATGGCGGAGAAAGCCCGAGAGTTGATCGACCTCGGCGTGGCGATCATCGGCGGTTGCTGCGGTACTCCGCCCGAACACATCGCCGCCCTGCGCCGAATGGCGGACTCGCATACCAGTCGATAG
- a CDS encoding corrinoid protein — translation MEILAQLAEHLVNGDDEKVGKLTQQAIDDRIPAKEILDTGLLAGMATVGERFKAHDMFLPDVLLAAKAMYAGMDRLKPLLISEDVPSLGKVVLGTVQGDLHDIGKNLIGVMLHGAGFEVIDLGNNVAPERFVDAAVERDARVIGMSALLTTTMPVMRKVVDCVQERQLGETVKTIVGGAPVSEEFAREIGADAYGFDAASAVDRVKELIGKS, via the coding sequence ATGGAAATACTCGCGCAGCTTGCGGAGCATTTGGTGAATGGTGACGATGAGAAAGTAGGGAAACTCACCCAACAGGCCATTGACGACCGAATACCTGCAAAGGAGATTCTTGATACCGGTCTTCTGGCGGGGATGGCTACAGTTGGGGAGCGCTTCAAAGCCCATGATATGTTTCTGCCGGATGTGTTGCTGGCCGCGAAAGCTATGTATGCCGGAATGGATCGACTGAAGCCACTGTTGATCAGTGAAGATGTTCCGTCGTTAGGGAAAGTCGTCCTCGGCACTGTCCAGGGGGATTTGCACGATATCGGCAAGAACCTCATCGGCGTCATGCTCCATGGCGCGGGGTTTGAAGTGATTGACTTGGGGAATAACGTGGCTCCGGAGCGGTTCGTCGATGCGGCCGTAGAACGCGATGCTCGGGTGATTGGCATGTCCGCGCTGTTGACAACGACTATGCCGGTTATGAGGAAGGTCGTCGACTGTGTGCAGGAGCGGCAACTAGGTGAGACGGTCAAGACCATCGTCGGTGGTGCCCCGGTGTCGGAAGAGTTTGCCCGCGAGATCGGAGCGGATGCCTACGGATTCGACGCCGCCAGTGCCGTAGACCGCGTCAAGGAACTCATAGGTAAATCGTGA